The region AGCACCAAAAGCGCCACAACCATATTTATGGTAGCAACAACAATCATTACAATTAAAATAACAATAATATTGAAATCGAATAATTGCAACCACTCGAATATATAACTGTATTTTTCTATTATAGTTTTTGTATCAAGTGTAGACCCTGTGTACTCATAAACCTGATCTCCTACCGTTTTAATATTATCAAAATCTGAAACAAAAACCTCAAAAGCTCCTACTTGATCCGGCTTCCATTTATTAATTCGTTGTATGTGCCGAATATCGCCTAATACATAAGAAGCATCAAATTCTTGAAATCCGGAATTAAAAACACCTGTGATTTTAAACCTACGAATATTGGGTAACTTGTTTTGCCCTTCCTTCATAAAGAAAGTATTAAAAACGTCTCCAACTTTTAAATTTAATCTATTAGCCAAAAACTGAGACAACAAAACCTCTTGATTCACTTTATTAGAATAATCAGGCAATTTCCCCGCAACAAGATATTCCTTTATATTATCCCATTTGTAATCTGAACCAACTCCTTTAAAAATTATCCCTTCAAAAGCCGTTTCTGTCCTTATAATCCCTGCCTTACTAGCAATTGCCTGAATATGATCTACTCCATTAACCGAGTTAAACTTCGGATAAAAATCTTGATTTTTAGAAATTGGCGCCAAGGTTGTTTCTGACTGATTACTATCAAAATTTGATATAATGATATGGCCATTAAAAGCAGAAATTTTTTCTCGTATTTTTTGTTGCAGACCAATTCCAGTTGCT is a window of Flavobacterium acetivorans DNA encoding:
- a CDS encoding ABC transporter permease, whose protein sequence is MNLEYFIAKRLITAKDYKSSISAPIIKIAISAIAIGMVMMIVSVATGIGLQQKIREKISAFNGHIIISNFDSNQSETTLAPISKNQDFYPKFNSVNGVDHIQAIASKAGIIRTETAFEGIIFKGVGSDYKWDNIKEYLVAGKLPDYSNKVNQEVLLSQFLANRLNLKVGDVFNTFFMKEGQNKLPNIRRFKITGVFNSGFQEFDASYVLGDIRHIQRINKWKPDQVGAFEVFVSDFDNIKTVGDQVYEYTGSTLDTKTIIEKYSYIFEWLQLFDFNIIVILIVMIVVATINMVVALLVLILERTQMIGILKALGASNWSIRKIFLYNASYLILRGLFWGNLIGITILMIQQYFGLIKLNPENYYVDQAPVYLNFGYIALLNLLTISVCFLVLLIPSYIITKISPVKAIRFD